A stretch of Henckelia pumila isolate YLH828 chromosome 4, ASM3356847v2, whole genome shotgun sequence DNA encodes these proteins:
- the LOC140860989 gene encoding uncharacterized protein: MTDAVELIRLRIKAAQDQQASYANSHRRPLNFEVGEHVFLRVSPFRKVMRIGLKGKLSPMFIGSFEILEKVGDVAYRLALLPYLSGIHDVFYVSLLRQYVAEKSHILHPTEVKLEQDLSYVERPLRNIDRKDKVLRNKCIPLVMVQWQRMGSEEAT; the protein is encoded by the coding sequence ATGACCGATGCAGTGGAATTGATCCGACTGAGGATTAAGGCTGCCCAAGATCAACAGGCGAGCTACGCTAACTCTCACCGCAGACCATTGAACTTTGAGGTAGGAGAACATGTATTTttgcgagtgtcaccttttcgaaAGGTGATGAGGATCGGtctcaagggcaagttgtcgcCAATGTTTATAGGTTCgttcgagattcttgagaaggttggggacgtggcttatcgtctggctttgcTACCCTATCTTTCCGGcattcatgatgtgttttacGTATCcttgttgagacagtacgtggcAGAAAAGTCGCACATCTTGCATCCAACTGAGGTGAAATTGGAACAGGATTTGTCCTATGTGGAAAGGCCCCTCAGGAATATAGACAGGAAGGACAAAGTGCTTCGCAACAAATGCATACCATTGGTGATGGTGCAGTGGCAGCGTATGGGATCAGAGGAAGCGACTTGA